A genomic stretch from Planctomycetaceae bacterium includes:
- a CDS encoding FAD-dependent oxidoreductase → MSNPRRIVIVGGVAGGASAATRARRCNEHAEIILLEKDDYVSFANCGLPYHIGGEIAERGKLLVATKELLENRFRLDVRIRQEAMRIHRESKTVTIRNHVDGSEYEQPYDKLILTPGASPFVPPIEGASSSGVFTLRNVADMDHICAAAETSKDKKAVVIGAGFIGLEMVEQLAHRGFRVSLAELLPQVLPPLDPEMVEPIHQDLRARGIGLHLGDGIKQILHNDEGQAQGVELTSGTVLEGDLIILGLGVRANTKLAVDAGLDIGKTGGISVNEYLQTSDPNIYAAGDACEYIYGPTGESMRVPLAGPANRAGRLAGQHAATDHCEPTAPVWGTAIVRVFDLTAAITGLSVKAARRSGIEAQSVTVVAGQHAGYFPGATPITLKLIYCQQSGKVLGAQAIGKDGVDKRIDVIATALSFGATVRDLAGLDLCYAPPFGSAKDPIHQAAFAACNQLDGLAQFLDADHDLTGLQVVDVRTTGEVSRVPLSCCGDAINIPVDELRSRLKELDPARETVVSCGVGVRGHVAQRILRQNGFERVANLSGGATVRNRAVTE, encoded by the coding sequence ATGTCGAATCCACGTCGTATTGTCATCGTTGGCGGCGTTGCAGGTGGAGCATCGGCTGCAACACGAGCTCGCCGATGTAATGAACACGCAGAAATCATTCTGCTCGAAAAGGACGACTACGTTTCGTTTGCCAACTGTGGGCTTCCGTATCACATCGGTGGAGAAATTGCTGAGCGGGGCAAGCTGCTGGTTGCAACGAAGGAACTGCTGGAAAATCGATTTCGACTCGACGTGCGCATCCGACAGGAGGCGATGCGAATCCATCGAGAGTCAAAAACGGTTACGATCCGCAACCACGTCGACGGCAGTGAATACGAACAGCCTTACGACAAGCTGATTCTGACTCCGGGAGCCTCTCCGTTTGTGCCACCGATTGAGGGAGCCAGCTCCAGCGGCGTATTTACGCTTCGAAACGTAGCGGATATGGACCACATCTGCGCGGCGGCAGAGACATCGAAGGATAAGAAGGCTGTCGTCATCGGGGCTGGTTTCATTGGCCTGGAAATGGTGGAACAACTGGCCCATCGGGGGTTTCGTGTTTCCCTGGCCGAACTGTTGCCGCAGGTTCTTCCCCCACTGGACCCGGAAATGGTGGAACCGATCCATCAGGACTTGCGAGCTCGAGGAATTGGATTGCACCTTGGTGATGGAATCAAGCAGATCCTTCACAATGATGAAGGACAGGCGCAAGGTGTTGAACTCACAAGCGGCACTGTGCTGGAGGGCGACCTGATCATCCTTGGGCTGGGGGTTCGAGCCAACACAAAGCTGGCTGTAGATGCAGGGCTGGACATTGGTAAGACCGGCGGCATCAGCGTCAACGAGTATCTGCAAACATCTGACCCGAATATTTACGCCGCAGGCGACGCCTGTGAATACATCTACGGCCCGACCGGCGAATCCATGCGTGTTCCACTGGCCGGTCCTGCAAACAGAGCAGGGCGGCTGGCAGGCCAGCATGCTGCCACCGACCACTGCGAACCAACAGCGCCTGTCTGGGGGACTGCAATCGTTCGTGTGTTTGATCTGACCGCGGCAATTACCGGCTTATCCGTGAAAGCAGCCAGACGTTCCGGCATTGAGGCTCAAAGTGTCACGGTCGTTGCCGGACAGCACGCGGGCTACTTCCCGGGAGCCACTCCGATCACGTTGAAATTGATTTACTGCCAGCAGTCCGGCAAGGTTCTGGGAGCTCAGGCGATTGGCAAAGACGGCGTTGACAAACGCATCGATGTCATCGCCACGGCACTCTCATTCGGAGCCACGGTCCGGGATCTCGCCGGCCTTGACCTTTGCTACGCCCCCCCGTTTGGTTCAGCAAAAGACCCGATCCATCAGGCAGCGTTTGCCGCCTGCAATCAGCTGGATGGCCTTGCGCAGTTTCTTGATGCGGATCATGACCTGACGGGTCTGCAGGTGGTCGATGTACGGACGACCGGTGAAGTCAGCAGAGTCCCACTGTCGTGTTGTGGCGACGCAATCAACATACCGGTGGACGAACTTCGCTCCAGACTGAAGGAGCTGGATCCTGCACGGGAAACAGTTGTGAGCTGCGGTGTTGGTGTTCGAGGACACGTTGCACAGCGAATTCTACGACAGAATGGATTTGAACGTGTTGCCAATCTTTCGGGCGGTGCAACGGTTCGCAATCGAGCGGTCACAGAATAA
- a CDS encoding sulfatase: MLPHFASLVQSLSAVASCLLFLPLTVNASIETTSNTPSSRPNIIVILADDMGYSDLSCYGNDRYTTPHLDRLAAEGMKFTDFHSNGAVCSPTRAAFMTGRYQQRCGIDEVITADPAAGKRDRLGLPDHEITLPEALRESGYRTGMCGKWHLGYTAQFNPTKHGFNTFNGYVSGNVDFHTHIDQAGFEDWWHNTELHPEAGYSTHLITNHAIEFIEENAGGEKPFFLYVAHEAPHYPYQGPSDPPVRGPGAQEPLKEKAEIQRAYREMVQEMDKGVGQILTALEAKKITQNTIVFFFSDNGGTREANNGLLRGFKGSLWEGGHRVPAIARWPGTIKAGATTSQTAIGMDLMPTFLELAGAKTNEERKLDGSSLASLLTRQTPLAERTLFWQFNQSMAVRRGSWKLIKNAPFLSRIRQEKAANEPTVALFNLEDSIGESVDLATTMPDIVEDLQTQLEAWQQDVRASHTTSAE; the protein is encoded by the coding sequence ATGTTGCCACATTTCGCCAGCTTAGTGCAGTCCCTGAGTGCAGTGGCCTCCTGCCTCCTCTTCCTGCCACTCACCGTCAACGCCAGCATTGAAACAACTTCCAATACGCCCAGCAGTCGCCCGAATATCATTGTCATTCTGGCGGATGACATGGGGTATTCTGACCTGAGCTGCTACGGAAACGATCGCTACACAACGCCGCATCTGGATCGGCTGGCGGCTGAAGGAATGAAGTTTACCGACTTTCATTCCAATGGAGCTGTTTGTTCGCCGACCCGCGCGGCGTTTATGACAGGGCGGTACCAGCAACGATGTGGTATTGATGAAGTCATCACTGCGGACCCCGCCGCAGGGAAGCGGGATCGTCTGGGCTTGCCGGACCATGAAATCACACTCCCTGAAGCATTGCGAGAATCAGGTTACCGGACCGGCATGTGCGGTAAATGGCATCTGGGATACACTGCTCAGTTCAACCCGACGAAACACGGTTTCAATACATTCAATGGATATGTGAGTGGGAATGTCGATTTCCACACCCACATTGATCAGGCGGGATTCGAAGACTGGTGGCATAACACAGAACTGCACCCGGAAGCCGGATACTCAACACACCTGATTACAAATCATGCGATCGAATTCATCGAAGAAAACGCCGGCGGCGAGAAACCCTTTTTTCTGTACGTCGCCCACGAAGCACCGCACTACCCGTATCAGGGACCATCTGACCCACCTGTCCGCGGCCCCGGGGCTCAGGAACCTCTGAAAGAAAAGGCTGAAATCCAACGGGCCTATCGAGAAATGGTTCAGGAAATGGACAAGGGTGTCGGACAGATCCTGACTGCACTGGAAGCAAAGAAGATCACCCAGAATACGATTGTCTTTTTCTTTTCAGACAATGGCGGTACGCGTGAAGCGAACAATGGACTGTTGCGAGGATTCAAAGGATCACTTTGGGAAGGCGGCCATCGGGTCCCGGCGATTGCTCGATGGCCCGGCACTATCAAAGCCGGAGCCACGACGTCACAGACAGCCATCGGCATGGACCTCATGCCAACATTTCTGGAGCTGGCCGGCGCCAAGACGAATGAAGAACGCAAACTGGATGGCTCCAGCCTTGCCAGCCTGCTCACACGGCAGACACCACTTGCTGAACGAACTCTCTTCTGGCAATTCAACCAGTCGATGGCCGTTCGTCGAGGTTCATGGAAGCTGATTAAGAATGCGCCGTTTCTCTCCAGGATACGCCAAGAGAAGGCTGCGAACGAACCCACCGTCGCGCTCTTCAACCTGGAGGATTCGATCGGCGAATCCGTCGATCTGGCAACCACCATGCCCGACATAGTTGAAGACCTCCAGACTCAACTGGAAGCCTGGCAACAAGACGTACGGGCCTCTCACACGACGTCTGCGGAATGA